A section of the Scomber scombrus chromosome 24, fScoSco1.1, whole genome shotgun sequence genome encodes:
- the filip1l gene encoding filamin A-interacting protein 1-like isoform X1, with protein MVVDEQQRLTEQLNQQTAKVQELSASASQSQEELISANARLQEEEQKVIRLEAERRDQAIRHHQEQEAMTAKLTSEDAQSRQLRQKLSALSRQLDELEETNKTLRRAEEELQELRDKISRGECGNSSLMSELEELRKRVLEMEGKDEELIRMEDHCRDLNKKLEKEANQSRSLKAEVDKLNHRIMDLEKLEDAFSKSKQECNFLKSNLEKEKTVSKVLSSELEVLKVRVRELEAAENQLGKTELTLKEDLTKLKTLTVMLVDERKAMAEKLKQMENKVQNSTGKLQAEQDKVTSVTEKLIEESKKALRSKAELEEKMCSATKDRDDLKDKLRAEEEKSNDLESKISMMKKRMQSLETIEREYLRSKAKEENIKTPIANRFQQEDNKVKDLTQEVERLRRKLKDMKVVEGDLLKTEELESLEKRFTNEQEKAKILMEELEISRKELSKYQLAEKKECNQEHVLYKRLKEEEAKSSHLTREVAALKEKIHEYMGTEESICCMKTDHSTLQRKLTQQEVRNKELAREMDTLTRELERYRRFSKSLRPGMNGRRFSDLHVSTKEVQTDPLDLMSPNGKTMAPLERAVVNGKLYDESEAEENANYSNELQLTKCSPSLINNVNNLNNNMRRARVPFLKNKESPHQVNGKVQPRQNGNHVQSGDVVLTHSPGQPLHIKVTPDHGHNTATLEITSPTGENTQSFTSTAVIPTSGGPPKQRITIIQNASISPTAKSISPTTKCKGSPVSDEPCSPDRALSPFTMSTYSRAMTPDSCGSVTPDRAMSPIQIVSVTTGTPDRSLSTEPVEVVGGHAVFRVTPERQSSWQVQRSNSSGPNVITTEDNKIHIHLGSPFIQSISTPTQTLSPCHTPGLQEQRTQVLANCSTPSAKGNSKITSSIMIKPTSTPIQRPSQITIPLEAFRRPGPTRIPKPKGYSSQKGTNSTNLGLQNKGQPPQTPLTTGKDQPTQTPAAHNNNNNNPNLVNRRL; from the exons ATGGTAGTGGATGAACAGCAACGCCTCACCGAGCAGCTGAATCAACAAACAGCTAAGGTCCAAGAACTGAGTGCCAGTGCTTCACAATCCCAAGAGGAGCTGATCTCAGCTAATGCCCGTCTGCAGGAAGAGGAGCAAAAGGTCATTCGCTTGGAGGCTGAGCGGCGCGACCAAGCCATTCGACACCATCAAGAACAAGAGGCCATGACTGCCAAATTGACCAGCGAGGATGCCCAAAGCAGGCAGCTGCGCCAGAAACTGTCAGCTCTCAGCAGGCAGCTTGATGAGCTGGAGGAGACCAACAAGACCCTGCGCAGAGCTGAGGAGGAACTGCAGGAGCTAAGGGACAAAATTAGCCGTGGTGAGTGTGGAAACTCTAGCCTCATGTCTGAGCTCGAAGAGTTACGGAAAAGGGTACTTGAAATGGAGGGAAAGGATGAAGAGTTGATCAGAATGGAGGACCACTGCAGGGACCTCAACAAGAAACTGGAAAAAGAGGCCAACCAAAGTCGGAGCTTGAAGGCTGAAGTCGATAAGCTGAACCACAGAATTATGGACTTGGAAAAACTAGAGGATGCATTTAGCAAGAGCAAACAAGAATGCAACTTTCTCAAAAGTAACCTGGAGAAGGAGAAGACAGTGTCAAAGGTTCTGTCCAGTGAGCTGGAAGTCTTGAAAGTCAGGGTCAGAGAACTAGAGGCTGCTGAAAACCAGCTGGGAAAGACAGAACTGACACTGAAGGAAGATCTCACCAAGTTAAAGACACTGACAGTCATGCTGGTGGATGAAAGGAAGGCAATGGCAGAGAAGCTAAAGCAAATGGAGAACAAAGTCCAAAACAGCACTGGAAAACTTCAGGCTGAACAGGACAAAGTTACATCAGTCACAGAGAAACTAATTGAGGAGAGCAAGAAAGCACTGAGGTCAAAGGCTGAGCTAGAGGAGAAAATGTGCAGTGCTACAAAGGACAGGGATGACCTGAAGGACAAGTTGAGGGCTGAGGAGGAAAAGAGCAATGATTTGGAGTCTAAGATCAGTATGATGAAGAAAAGGATGCAATCACTAGAGACAATAGAGAGAGAATACCTGAGGAGCAAAGCTAAAGAGGAGAACATCAAAACACCCATTGCAAACCGCTTCCAACAAGAGGACAACAAAGTTAAGGATTTAACACAGGAGGTTGAGCGTCTTAGACGCAAATTAAAAGATATGAAGGTGGTAGAAGGTGACCTATTAAAAACAGAGGAGTTAGAATCACTGGAGAAAAGATTTACTAACGAGCAGGAGAAAGCCAAGATTTTGATGGAGGAGCTGGAAATATCTAGAAAAGAACTTTCCAAGTACCAGCTGGCAGAAAAGAAAGAGTGCAACCAAGAGCATGTTCTGTATAAACGCTTGAAGGAGGAAGAGGCAAAGTCTAGCCATTTGACCAGAGAGGTAGCAGCCCTGAAAGAGAAGATCCATGAATACATGGGAACAGAGGAGTCCATTTGCTGTATGAAAACTGACCACTCCACACTGCAAAGAAAACTGACACAGCAGGAGGTCAGAAACAAAGAATTGGCCAGAGAAATGGACACACTCACACGAGAGCTTGAGCGATATAGACGATTTAGCAAAAGTCTACGCCCTGGCATGAACGGGAGGCGCTTCTCAGATCTGCATGTTTCCACCAAGGAAGTCCAGACAGATCCGCTTGACCTCATGTCTCCCAACGGCAAGACAATGGCACCACTGGAACGTGCTGTGGTGAACGGGAAGCTGTACGACGAGAGTGAGGCCGAGGAAAACGCGAATTACAGCAACGAGCTTCAGCTCACGAAATGCAGCCCCTCGCTCATCAATAATGTAAACAACCTAAACAACAACATGAGAAGAGCGAGAGTCCCGTTcctcaaaaacaaagaaagccCCCATCAAGTGAATGGTAAAGTGCAGCCACGGCAGAATGGCAACCATGTGCAGTCTGGAGATGTTGTGTTGACCCACAGTCCTGGACAGCCTCTGCACATTAAAGTGACTCCTGACCACGGACACAACACTGCAACGCTAGAGATCACCAGCCCGACCGGAGAAAACACCCAGTCATTCACCAGCACTGCCGTCATACCCACAAGTGGAGGTCCACCCAAACAGAGAATTACCATCATCCAGAATGCATCCATATCCCCAACTGCAAAATCCATTTCCCCCACGACAAAATGTAAAGGTTCCCCTGTGTCAGACGAGCCGTGTTCACCAGATAGGGCTCTATCACCTTTCACTATGTCTACATACTCCAGGGCGATGACCCCGGACTCTTGCGGCTCTGTAACACCAGACAGAGCCATGTCACCTATACAAATTGTCTCGGTCACAACGGGCACCCCTGATCGCTCCCTCTCCACGGAGCCAGTGGAAGTTGTCGGCGGGCACGCCGTCTTCCGTGTGACCCCTGAAAGGCAAAGCAGCTGGCAGGTCCAGAGGTCAAACAGCTCGGGGCCAAACGTCATCACCACAGAGGACAACAAAATCCACATTCACTTAGGGAGCCCCTTCATTCAGAGCATCAGCACTCCGACACAAACGCTGAGTCCATGCCACACGCCCGGACTCCAGGAGCAGAGGACTCAAGTGCTGGCCAATTGCAGCACTCCTTCTGCCAAAGGCAACAGCAAAATCACAAGTAGCATCATGATTAAGCCCACCTCCACCCCAATCCAAAGGCCATCACAAATTACA aTACCTCTAGAAGCATTCCGGCGACCAGGACCTACGAGAATCCCCAAACCGAAGGGCTACAGCTCCCAGAAAGGGACAAACAGTACTAATCTTGGACTGCAGAACAAGGGTCAGCCGCCACAGACTCCTCTAACCACCGGGAAAGATCAGCCAACGCAAACACCTGCagcacacaacaacaacaacaacaacccaaaCCTAGTCAACCGCAGGCTGTGA